A portion of the Flavobacterium limnophilum genome contains these proteins:
- a CDS encoding 4Fe-4S dicluster domain-containing protein — MNYTSFNKNEEFFVDMQRCIGCKACEMACAECETNGQESLIHVNYVDRASTVQTTVQVCMHCDDPVCANVCPADAISKDENGIVHTANTERCIGCSNCVMACPFGVPKKEEAYDLMMKCTMCYDRTSIGKKPMCATVCPSGALFFGTREEIQEMRPNSTPINTFIFGQEVVNTKVNIMMPKGSMELVIY; from the coding sequence ATGAATTACACCAGTTTCAATAAAAACGAGGAATTTTTTGTAGATATGCAACGATGCATTGGCTGTAAAGCCTGTGAAATGGCTTGCGCCGAATGCGAAACCAACGGTCAGGAATCCTTGATTCACGTGAATTATGTGGATCGAGCTTCGACTGTGCAGACCACCGTGCAGGTATGTATGCATTGTGACGATCCAGTATGTGCCAATGTGTGTCCAGCCGATGCGATATCCAAAGACGAAAACGGAATCGTGCATACCGCCAATACCGAAAGGTGCATTGGTTGTTCGAATTGCGTGATGGCTTGTCCGTTTGGCGTGCCCAAAAAAGAAGAAGCCTACGACTTGATGATGAAGTGCACGATGTGTTACGACCGAACCAGCATTGGCAAAAAACCAATGTGTGCCACGGTTTGTCCAAGTGGTGCCTTGTTTTTTGGAACAAGGGAAGAAATACAAGAAATGCGCCCAAACAGTACGCCAATCAATACCTTTATATTCGGGCAAGAAGTGGTCAACACCAAAGTCAATATCATGATGCCGAAAGGAAGTATGGAGTTGGTCATCTATTAG
- a CDS encoding CPBP family intramembrane glutamic endopeptidase — MAGILVELIISWLLLWFISKKHLSVLGFTPTKSRLLNLLFGFLAAVICGIIYYMSFTVFADNNWTVNEAFTGLKMAISSRWTIVSVLYEELIFRGALLYIAIQKLGAKKACIISAISFGVYHWFSMEAFGNPVQMMILFCMTGIWGFMFAMAFAKTKSLYLPIGLHFGWNLISTVVFSQGPLGNQLLIIAGGEKVGGFLSGVIFIFQLFAVPLIVFWYLNWLSKKQKRSIDKEQQPLTAHLEYEIRS, encoded by the coding sequence ATGGCTGGAATTTTAGTAGAATTAATCATTTCATGGCTTTTGCTGTGGTTTATTAGCAAAAAGCATCTTTCTGTTTTAGGCTTTACACCTACTAAATCAAGACTTCTCAATCTTTTATTTGGTTTTTTGGCAGCTGTAATTTGTGGTATTATTTATTATATGTCATTTACAGTTTTTGCTGATAATAACTGGACTGTCAACGAAGCTTTTACTGGACTAAAAATGGCAATAAGTTCTCGATGGACAATCGTTTCGGTTTTATACGAGGAATTAATTTTTAGAGGAGCGTTACTTTACATAGCTATCCAAAAGTTAGGAGCAAAAAAAGCTTGCATTATATCTGCAATTTCCTTTGGAGTTTATCATTGGTTTTCAATGGAAGCTTTTGGAAATCCAGTCCAGATGATGATTCTTTTCTGTATGACCGGCATTTGGGGATTTATGTTTGCAATGGCTTTTGCAAAAACAAAATCATTATACTTGCCCATTGGACTTCATTTCGGATGGAACTTAATTAGTACGGTCGTTTTTTCACAAGGCCCTTTAGGCAATCAACTTTTAATTATTGCTGGCGGAGAAAAAGTAGGGGGATTTTTGTCGGGAGTGATTTTTATTTTCCAGCTTTTTGCAGTGCCGCTAATTGTCTTTTGGTACCTCAACTGGCTTTCAAAAAAGCAAAAACGTAGTATTGACAAAGAGCAACAACCGCTAACGGCACATTTAGAGTACGAAATTCGTTCCTAA
- a CDS encoding ATP-binding protein: MTSSTASADISFKNLRRLYIFALLTIAITVLLSQLLIQHNLHSQLSDSRIINISGKQRMVSQKLTKEILILNFIADPTNNKKEIDQANEIIQLWKFNQYALENGNDSLGFPKQKSKALSDLFVAIKPNFDNILNAATAFLENKKLGIKEKENQELVQIILKNAAVFLEKMNDIVGQYDKEALEKVTLQSKTEYGILLFTMLVLLLEFVFIFKPTNKKVEKLISKLLVSEKKALKLAHDTEVISEAKENSVKELKSLNYAMENTLLYCRVAPDGSLIHIGEKFAKLLLYNPFLSDKTFSQVLTPIEKEQVAIDRIITQRQKSGWQGELNITNRNGDLIWLDMSMVPVTIKKEESELLIICFDITERKKAEEEVERLNNENVADKINQQKVISSKIVENQENEQNRIAKEIHDGIGQMLTGLKFSLESINLDDKEKSAQKIEYLKKLALDIIKGVRTATFNLMPPELSDHGIVSSLSKLTQELSKLTGKNILFYNKSNFDQRLDSLIEINIYRLTQEAINNAIKYADSTHIIVQLSHSNNILSITIDDNGKGFDIAEAEKKRNSESGMGLLFMKERIQYINGRVFINSIPGEGTRITFNIPI; this comes from the coding sequence ATGACTAGCAGCACGGCATCTGCCGATATTTCGTTCAAGAATTTAAGGCGATTGTACATCTTCGCCCTCTTGACCATTGCGATTACGGTACTCTTGAGCCAGTTGTTGATACAACACAATCTTCACAGCCAGTTGAGCGATTCCCGAATCATCAATATTTCGGGAAAACAAAGAATGGTCAGCCAGAAGTTGACCAAGGAAATCTTGATCTTGAATTTTATTGCCGATCCCACAAATAACAAAAAAGAAATTGATCAGGCAAATGAAATTATCCAACTCTGGAAATTCAACCAATATGCCTTGGAAAATGGAAACGACAGCCTCGGTTTTCCAAAACAAAAAAGCAAGGCGCTTTCCGATTTGTTTGTGGCCATTAAGCCTAATTTTGACAATATTCTCAATGCGGCAACAGCATTTCTGGAGAATAAAAAATTGGGAATCAAGGAAAAAGAAAATCAGGAATTGGTTCAAATTATTCTAAAAAATGCTGCTGTTTTTCTGGAGAAAATGAATGATATTGTGGGGCAATACGACAAGGAAGCTCTCGAAAAGGTAACGCTGCAAAGCAAAACCGAGTACGGAATTCTGCTGTTTACCATGTTGGTTTTGTTGTTGGAATTCGTTTTTATTTTCAAGCCGACCAATAAAAAAGTGGAAAAACTCATCTCGAAACTTTTAGTCTCCGAGAAAAAAGCATTGAAACTGGCTCACGATACCGAAGTCATAAGTGAAGCAAAGGAAAACTCCGTCAAGGAATTGAAATCGCTTAATTATGCCATGGAAAACACGCTCCTTTATTGTCGTGTTGCGCCTGATGGTTCCTTGATTCACATTGGCGAGAAATTTGCCAAGCTGCTGTTGTACAATCCATTTCTTTCCGACAAAACTTTTTCGCAGGTGCTGACTCCAATCGAAAAGGAGCAAGTGGCCATTGACCGGATTATTACCCAAAGACAAAAAAGCGGTTGGCAGGGAGAACTCAATATTACCAATAGAAACGGGGATTTGATTTGGCTCGATATGTCTATGGTTCCCGTGACCATCAAAAAAGAGGAATCCGAGTTGTTGATAATTTGTTTTGACATCACCGAACGCAAGAAAGCCGAAGAAGAAGTCGAACGATTGAACAACGAAAATGTGGCCGACAAAATCAATCAGCAAAAAGTGATTTCGAGCAAGATTGTCGAAAACCAGGAAAACGAACAAAACCGAATTGCCAAGGAAATCCACGACGGAATCGGGCAAATGCTTACCGGGTTGAAATTCAGTCTCGAAAGTATCAATCTGGACGACAAGGAAAAGTCTGCCCAGAAAATAGAATACCTCAAAAAATTGGCTTTAGACATCATTAAAGGGGTAAGAACCGCCACTTTCAACCTGATGCCGCCAGAATTGAGCGATCACGGAATCGTTTCTTCTTTGTCAAAATTGACCCAGGAATTGTCAAAATTGACGGGCAAAAACATTCTTTTTTACAACAAGTCCAATTTCGACCAACGACTGGATTCATTGATTGAAATAAACATTTACAGGTTGACGCAGGAAGCCATCAACAATGCCATAAAATATGCCGATTCCACACATATTATCGTGCAACTTTCGCACAGCAACAATATTTTGAGCATCACCATCGACGATAACGGAAAAGGATTTGACATTGCCGAAGCCGAGAAAAAAAGAAATAGCGAATCGGGGATGGGCTTGCTTTTCATGAAAGAAAGAATTCAATACATCAACGGGCGTGTTTTTATCAATTCTATTCCCGGTGAAGGAACCCGAATTACCTTCAATATTCCCATCTAA
- a CDS encoding response regulator transcription factor, producing the protein MSATIRVVLADDHVFVRDGIKSLLENEANIEVVGEATDGLEALKIVATEQPDLLILDIRMPNLTGIEVVEKLRSQNNLVKIVMLSMHESEEYVLKSIKAGADGYLLKGSSKEEFLKAVHTVANGGKYFSGDISSILIGQLSNPGAAIAESKQSLDEDMMITKREKEILKLLLSGKGNKEIAEALDISKRTAEVHRFNLMKKLKVKNLMELSNKATEYSLL; encoded by the coding sequence ATGAGTGCTACTATTCGAGTTGTCTTGGCTGATGATCATGTATTTGTGAGAGACGGCATCAAATCATTATTGGAAAATGAAGCCAACATAGAAGTTGTTGGTGAAGCAACAGATGGTTTGGAAGCCCTGAAAATAGTAGCAACCGAACAACCCGACTTGTTGATTCTAGACATTCGTATGCCTAACTTGACAGGAATTGAAGTGGTCGAAAAACTGAGAAGCCAAAATAATTTGGTTAAAATCGTGATGCTTTCGATGCACGAATCCGAAGAATATGTCTTGAAATCCATCAAAGCCGGTGCCGATGGATATCTTTTGAAAGGTTCCAGCAAAGAAGAATTTCTGAAAGCAGTTCATACCGTTGCCAATGGCGGAAAATACTTTAGTGGCGACATTTCATCCATATTAATTGGTCAACTCAGTAATCCTGGGGCTGCAATAGCGGAATCCAAACAATCCTTGGACGAGGACATGATGATTACCAAAAGAGAAAAAGAAATCTTGAAATTGTTGTTGTCCGGAAAAGGAAACAAAGAAATTGCAGAAGCTTTGGATATCAGTAAAAGAACCGCAGAAGTGCATCGTTTTAATTTGATGAAAAAATTGAAAGTAAAAAACCTGATGGAACTTTCGAATAAGGCGACCGAGTATTCGCTTTTATAA
- a CDS encoding molybdopterin oxidoreductase family protein — MAKLPVSEENIVKHFGPHLNYAPKDGYVGKDEPDESVKTHCCFCGMQCGIQLLVKENKVVGFEPWMEFPFNEGRLCPKGVQRYLQNNHPDRLLSPLKRVEGQGFVPTSWDDAMSKTVSEIKRIQEKYGNDAFSMLSGVSLTNEKSYLVGKFARVALKTKNLDYNGRLCMVSAGAGNKKAFGLDRASNNYSDLEYAEVIIVAGANVSETFPTLTHWIWKARDRGAKIIVIDPRMIPLARTADIHLDVRPGTDSALYGAMLKYLVDHDMLDHDFIDNYTSGFQETIDSVKDYTLEWAEEVTGINKNKIREAAELWGKAKTSFLLHARGIEHHSKGVDNVLGCINLVLATGRLGRPYCGYGTITGQGNGQGGREHGHKCDQLPGNRDIENPEHRKYISEVWGINEKDMPGKGLSAYEIIEAIHRGEIKGLISICFNPLVSLPNSNYVREALEKLEYYVCIDFFLNETARHADIVLAGSLQEEEEGTTTSAEGRVIRIRQAVTPPGDARTDTAIILELAKRLGVQDKFTYADSEAIFNELRVASKGGTADYYGITYQRIEDEMGVFWPCPEIGHPGTPRLWEDKKFKTPDGKAHFNPAPYKLPGEVTDADYPVILTTGRVVSQYLSGTQTRRIGKLVDQYPEPLLEIHPKLAQQYGIKQRELIKVSTRRGEGIFPANIVETIREDTVFIPYHWSGKKSANQLTPGTLDPISKIPEFKVCACHLEPLKEIAAPSTESKAYASV; from the coding sequence ATGGCAAAATTACCAGTATCAGAGGAGAATATAGTAAAGCATTTTGGTCCTCATCTAAATTATGCGCCAAAGGACGGATATGTGGGCAAGGACGAACCGGACGAGTCCGTCAAAACGCATTGTTGTTTTTGCGGAATGCAATGCGGAATCCAATTGTTGGTAAAAGAAAATAAAGTGGTAGGATTTGAGCCTTGGATGGAATTTCCTTTTAACGAAGGGCGACTGTGTCCAAAAGGCGTGCAGCGTTATTTGCAAAACAACCACCCTGACCGACTTTTGTCTCCGTTGAAAAGAGTGGAAGGGCAAGGATTTGTTCCTACTTCTTGGGATGATGCGATGAGCAAAACGGTTTCGGAAATTAAACGCATTCAAGAAAAATACGGCAATGATGCCTTCTCGATGTTGTCGGGAGTTTCCTTGACGAATGAGAAAAGTTATTTGGTTGGGAAATTTGCCCGCGTAGCCTTGAAAACCAAAAACCTGGATTACAACGGACGTTTGTGTATGGTGAGTGCCGGTGCGGGAAACAAAAAAGCGTTTGGACTGGACAGGGCTTCCAATAATTATTCGGATTTGGAATATGCCGAAGTTATTATTGTGGCTGGTGCCAATGTCAGTGAAACATTTCCAACGCTAACACACTGGATTTGGAAAGCCCGTGACCGCGGTGCCAAAATTATTGTGATTGACCCAAGGATGATTCCGTTGGCGCGAACTGCCGATATCCATTTGGATGTGCGTCCGGGAACCGACTCGGCTTTGTACGGTGCTATGCTGAAATATTTGGTGGATCACGATATGTTGGATCACGATTTTATTGATAATTATACTTCAGGTTTTCAAGAAACGATAGATTCCGTAAAAGACTATACCCTTGAATGGGCGGAGGAAGTTACAGGAATCAACAAAAATAAAATACGCGAAGCGGCCGAATTATGGGGCAAAGCCAAGACGAGTTTCTTGCTTCATGCCCGTGGAATAGAACACCACTCGAAAGGAGTGGATAATGTTTTGGGTTGCATCAATTTGGTTCTGGCAACAGGAAGATTGGGCAGGCCGTACTGCGGTTATGGAACCATTACCGGACAAGGAAACGGTCAAGGTGGTAGAGAGCATGGTCATAAATGTGATCAATTGCCGGGAAACCGAGATATCGAGAACCCAGAACACCGCAAGTATATTTCAGAAGTTTGGGGAATCAACGAGAAAGATATGCCCGGAAAAGGACTTTCGGCTTATGAAATCATAGAAGCCATTCATCGTGGAGAAATTAAAGGATTGATTTCGATTTGTTTCAATCCATTGGTGTCTTTGCCGAACAGTAATTACGTTCGCGAAGCCTTGGAAAAACTAGAATATTACGTTTGTATTGACTTTTTCTTGAATGAAACCGCACGCCACGCCGATATTGTGCTGGCCGGTTCGTTACAGGAAGAGGAGGAAGGAACCACCACATCCGCTGAAGGAAGGGTAATCCGAATTCGTCAAGCGGTTACACCTCCGGGCGATGCCAGAACGGATACGGCTATCATTTTGGAATTGGCCAAACGTTTGGGTGTTCAAGATAAATTTACGTATGCGGATAGCGAAGCCATTTTCAACGAATTGCGTGTGGCTTCCAAAGGAGGAACTGCCGATTATTACGGAATTACCTACCAAAGAATTGAAGACGAAATGGGCGTTTTTTGGCCTTGTCCAGAAATAGGTCATCCCGGAACACCAAGATTGTGGGAAGACAAAAAGTTTAAAACCCCGGACGGGAAAGCCCATTTTAATCCCGCTCCGTACAAGCTTCCGGGCGAAGTAACCGATGCGGATTATCCAGTGATTTTGACAACAGGTCGTGTGGTGTCTCAATATTTGAGTGGTACACAAACCCGTAGAATTGGCAAATTAGTCGACCAGTATCCAGAGCCATTATTGGAAATTCATCCTAAATTGGCGCAACAATACGGAATCAAACAAAGAGAATTGATAAAAGTTTCCACCCGTCGTGGTGAAGGAATTTTTCCAGCAAATATTGTGGAAACCATTCGGGAAGACACTGTTTTTATACCCTATCACTGGTCGGGCAAGAAATCGGCCAATCAGTTAACGCCGGGAACATTGGACCCCATTTCCAAGATTCCAGAGTTCAAGGTATGTGCCTGCCACTTGGAACCGCTCAAGGAAATAGCGGCACCTTCAACAGAATCAAAAGCGTATGCAAGTGTTTAA
- the nirD gene encoding nitrite reductase small subunit NirD, whose amino-acid sequence MENIVSQYKSVAVEDVNVWFKAGTLKDFPSNRGGCIKYKNKQIAVFNFERRNEWYACQNACPHKMEMVLSRGMTGSADGVPKIACPMHKKTFSLVDGSNLNGEDYSIATYPVKVVDGEVFVGFLE is encoded by the coding sequence ATGGAAAACATAGTAAGCCAATACAAATCAGTAGCCGTAGAAGACGTAAATGTTTGGTTCAAAGCCGGAACCTTGAAAGACTTTCCCAGCAATAGGGGAGGTTGCATCAAATACAAAAACAAACAAATTGCCGTTTTCAACTTCGAAAGAAGAAACGAATGGTATGCCTGTCAAAATGCCTGTCCGCACAAAATGGAAATGGTTTTGTCTAGAGGAATGACCGGATCAGCCGATGGAGTGCCAAAAATTGCTTGTCCAATGCACAAAAAAACCTTCTCGCTTGTGGATGGATCAAACCTTAACGGAGAAGATTATTCCATAGCCACTTATCCCGTGAAAGTGGTGGATGGAGAAGTATTCGTTGGCTTTTTGGAATAA
- a CDS encoding Rieske (2Fe-2S) protein, which translates to MSKEDNLNKNWKKDFPILKQQATNVSRRDFAKFLTLVSGGLMVGSGLVAAKAYLLPKEEVGREHFVCKKEEVPVGGTRAFVIEGSTIPYILIHLESGDFKAYEQKCTHLSCSVFYKPGTGIIHCPCHEGSFDAKTGDVLAGPPPRALPSLEVFFKENDVYVKASHKEERTV; encoded by the coding sequence ATGTCAAAAGAAGATAATTTAAATAAAAATTGGAAGAAAGACTTTCCAATTCTCAAGCAGCAAGCGACCAATGTAAGCCGTCGTGATTTTGCCAAATTTCTCACCCTGGTTTCGGGCGGATTGATGGTAGGAAGTGGACTCGTGGCCGCCAAAGCTTATTTGCTTCCCAAAGAAGAAGTGGGAAGAGAGCATTTTGTGTGCAAGAAAGAGGAGGTTCCAGTAGGTGGTACCCGAGCTTTCGTAATCGAGGGTAGCACTATTCCATATATTTTGATTCACCTCGAAAGTGGAGATTTCAAGGCTTATGAGCAAAAATGCACCCATCTGTCTTGTTCCGTATTTTATAAACCCGGCACCGGAATCATTCATTGTCCGTGTCATGAAGGATCATTTGATGCCAAAACAGGAGACGTTTTGGCAGGGCCTCCACCAAGGGCATTGCCAAGTCTGGAAGTATTTTTCAAGGAAAATGATGTCTATGTCAAAGCTTCCCACAAAGAAGAACGCACTGTTTAA
- a CDS encoding DUF4202 domain-containing protein, translating to MMTPFQNASLWIDAENAQDPNQEIYQSQTYPKELLYSNRMYERLMSFHPNASEEVQIATKAQHICRWKMPRETYPMDRVGYLKWREDLKKFHAKTTGEILAKAGYSQEFIDRVSFLVEKKLLKKDAETQLLEDVICLVFLEFYLDSFVQKHDTEKLKNIILKTWNKMSEAGHQEALKINYTEANLQLIKDSLGL from the coding sequence ATAATGACACCATTTCAGAACGCAAGTCTATGGATTGACGCAGAAAATGCCCAAGATCCAAACCAAGAAATATACCAATCCCAAACCTATCCAAAGGAGCTTTTATATTCGAATCGAATGTATGAAAGGCTGATGAGTTTTCATCCAAATGCTTCCGAAGAAGTCCAGATTGCCACAAAAGCACAGCACATCTGTCGCTGGAAAATGCCAAGAGAAACCTATCCGATGGATCGTGTGGGTTATTTGAAATGGCGCGAAGATTTAAAGAAATTCCACGCCAAAACCACTGGCGAAATCTTGGCAAAAGCAGGTTATTCTCAAGAATTCATTGATCGCGTTTCTTTCCTTGTCGAAAAAAAATTACTCAAGAAAGACGCCGAAACCCAATTGTTGGAAGACGTAATTTGTCTCGTGTTCCTCGAATTTTACCTCGATTCGTTCGTGCAAAAACACGACACGGAAAAACTCAAAAACATCATCCTGAAAACTTGGAACAAAATGTCCGAGGCCGGTCATCAAGAAGCCTTGAAAATAAACTATACCGAGGCAAATCTTCAGTTGATAAAAGATTCACTTGGGTTGTAA
- the nirB gene encoding nitrite reductase large subunit NirB codes for MIKVIVVGNGMVGYKFCEKFITKKGSENYQITVFGEEPRRAYDRVHLSEYFAGKTADDLSLSTSNWYEENNIILNTSELITDINREQKTVHTHLEKTHKYDYLVLATGSAAFVPPIEGVDKEGVFVYRTIEDLDAIMAYAKKIKQKGATEAAVLGGGLLGLEAAKAVRDLGLNPHVVEFAPRLMPRQLDKGASDMLQSKIEELNIGIHLNKSTQYIAGENAITGMMFEGDDLLKVDMLVVSAGIKPRDELGRVSGLEVGVRGGVVVNNKMQTSDPNIYAIGEVALYNHMIYGLVAPGYEMADVAAEQILGNEKLMRETIDMSTQLKLIGVEVASFGDPFIENDEVTAIVYENKFSGVYKRINVTKDGKTLLGGILVGDSSDYNGLFQIYSNAMALPPNPEDLILGSRGGEASSFGSASDLPDSAVICSCENVTKGSICCSIIDGTANTFGDVVKLTKATSGCGGCKPMVVDLVKAAQKSIGKEVKESICEHFNYTRQELFDLVKINKYTNFYEVVDHHGNGDGCEVCKPVVASIFSSIYNDTANKHVTTQDTNDRYLANIQRNGTYSVVPRIAGGEITPEKLIVIGEVAKQFDLYTKITGAQRVDLFGAQLDDLPKIWEILIENGFESGHAYGKSLRAVKSCVGNAWCRYGMDDSTTLAIELENRYRGIRSPHKLKGGVSACIRECAEARGKDFGLIAVEGGWNLYICGNGGANPKHAVLLAEQIDKETVFKYMDRFLMYYIRTAGPLVRTSTWLEKLDGGLDYLKEVIIHDRIGICATLEAEMEALVGTFECEWKQVLEKPRLMKRFSHFVNSDEKDDNIEYVGLRDQKMPKPW; via the coding sequence ATGATTAAAGTAATAGTAGTCGGAAACGGCATGGTAGGTTACAAGTTTTGTGAAAAATTCATCACAAAAAAGGGAAGTGAAAATTATCAAATCACGGTCTTTGGAGAAGAGCCGAGACGCGCTTATGACAGGGTGCACTTGAGCGAGTATTTTGCGGGTAAAACCGCTGATGACTTGTCGTTGTCTACATCAAATTGGTATGAAGAAAACAATATTATTTTAAATACTTCCGAGTTAATTACGGATATTAATAGAGAGCAAAAGACTGTTCATACTCATTTAGAAAAAACGCATAAGTACGATTACTTAGTTTTGGCAACCGGTTCTGCCGCTTTTGTTCCCCCTATCGAAGGTGTGGATAAAGAAGGGGTTTTTGTGTACAGAACCATCGAAGATCTAGATGCGATTATGGCTTACGCCAAAAAAATAAAACAAAAAGGGGCTACTGAAGCTGCCGTGTTGGGTGGAGGATTGTTAGGACTTGAGGCTGCCAAGGCTGTACGTGATTTAGGATTGAATCCCCACGTGGTGGAATTTGCGCCTCGATTGATGCCAAGACAGTTGGATAAAGGAGCGAGTGACATGTTGCAATCCAAAATCGAGGAACTCAATATTGGTATCCATCTCAATAAATCAACTCAATATATTGCAGGAGAGAACGCTATTACGGGAATGATGTTCGAGGGCGATGATTTGCTCAAAGTGGATATGTTGGTGGTTTCTGCAGGGATTAAACCTCGTGATGAACTAGGAAGAGTTTCAGGATTGGAAGTAGGTGTTAGAGGAGGAGTTGTCGTAAACAACAAAATGCAAACATCCGATCCAAATATTTATGCGATTGGTGAAGTGGCACTTTACAACCACATGATTTATGGTTTGGTGGCTCCAGGATATGAAATGGCCGATGTGGCTGCCGAGCAGATTCTTGGCAACGAAAAGTTGATGAGGGAAACCATCGACATGTCGACCCAGTTGAAATTAATTGGTGTTGAGGTGGCGAGTTTTGGAGATCCATTTATTGAAAATGACGAAGTAACCGCCATTGTTTATGAAAACAAATTCAGCGGAGTTTACAAAAGAATCAATGTTACCAAGGACGGAAAAACACTTTTGGGCGGAATATTGGTAGGTGATTCATCCGATTACAATGGATTGTTCCAAATTTACAGTAATGCCATGGCATTGCCGCCAAACCCGGAAGACTTGATTTTGGGTTCAAGAGGAGGGGAAGCTTCTTCTTTTGGAAGTGCTTCTGATTTGCCGGATTCTGCCGTAATTTGTTCTTGTGAAAATGTGACCAAAGGTTCTATTTGCTGTTCAATTATTGACGGAACTGCCAATACATTTGGTGATGTGGTAAAACTAACCAAAGCTACTTCTGGTTGTGGAGGTTGTAAACCAATGGTGGTTGATTTGGTAAAAGCCGCCCAGAAATCAATTGGCAAGGAAGTGAAAGAAAGCATTTGCGAGCACTTTAATTATACCAGACAAGAATTATTTGATCTTGTAAAAATCAACAAATACACTAATTTCTACGAAGTTGTCGATCATCACGGAAACGGCGATGGTTGCGAGGTTTGCAAGCCGGTCGTGGCTTCCATTTTTTCGAGTATTTACAACGACACGGCCAACAAACACGTTACCACCCAAGACACAAACGACCGCTACTTGGCCAATATTCAACGAAACGGAACCTATTCTGTCGTGCCTAGAATTGCGGGTGGCGAGATTACTCCCGAGAAATTGATTGTAATCGGTGAAGTGGCCAAGCAATTTGATTTGTACACCAAAATTACGGGAGCGCAACGTGTCGATTTGTTTGGAGCCCAATTGGATGATTTGCCCAAAATTTGGGAAATACTAATCGAAAATGGTTTCGAAAGCGGCCACGCTTACGGAAAATCATTGAGAGCCGTAAAAAGTTGCGTGGGCAATGCTTGGTGCCGTTACGGAATGGACGACAGTACCACCTTGGCCATCGAATTGGAAAACCGTTACCGAGGAATTCGTTCTCCGCACAAATTAAAAGGAGGAGTTTCGGCTTGTATCAGGGAATGTGCCGAGGCCAGGGGAAAAGATTTTGGATTGATTGCCGTTGAAGGTGGCTGGAATCTTTACATCTGTGGAAACGGTGGTGCCAACCCAAAACACGCCGTACTTTTGGCCGAACAAATAGACAAAGAAACTGTTTTCAAATATATGGATCGTTTTCTGATGTATTACATCCGCACTGCAGGACCATTGGTTAGAACTTCGACTTGGTTGGAAAAACTGGACGGAGGATTGGATTATCTAAAAGAAGTAATCATTCACGACCGTATCGGTATTTGTGCCACTTTGGAAGCCGAAATGGAAGCCTTGGTTGGGACTTTTGAATGTGAGTGGAAACAAGTTCTTGAGAAACCAAGATTGATGAAACGTTTCAGCCACTTCGTGAATTCTGACGAGAAAGACGACAACATCGAATACGTGGGATTAAGAGACCAAAAAATGCCTAAACCTTGGTAA
- a CDS encoding DUF6755 family protein gives MSTFRTSQNQANPNKLNNILSTLIFILILNVTIQIWLLYASLNNALDNNREILIPAFIASLILFLIGFSWLYYLPSGNNNKK, from the coding sequence ATGAGTACCTTTAGAACCAGTCAAAACCAAGCGAATCCCAACAAGCTGAACAACATCCTTTCGACCTTGATATTCATATTGATTTTGAATGTCACCATCCAAATTTGGTTGTTGTATGCCTCGTTAAACAACGCTTTGGATAACAACCGCGAAATATTGATACCAGCCTTCATCGCCTCTTTGATTTTATTTTTAATAGGGTTCAGTTGGCTTTATTATTTACCGTCTGGCAACAATAATAAGAAATAA